Proteins encoded together in one Impatiens glandulifera chromosome 1, dImpGla2.1, whole genome shotgun sequence window:
- the LOC124943230 gene encoding cytochrome P450 81Q32-like produces MDPMAITTLLYASIISILFGAIILNFLSSHKRLKRNLPPSPSPTFPIIGHLHLISGLPHRTLHELSQKLGPVFSLQLGNRLAVVVSSPSAVDECFTKNDIILANRPCFISGEYFSYNHTTMGDAPYGDHWRNLRRLMAVEIMSTTRLNRFLPFRQDEVKHLLRGLYQVSSSSTFTVVDMRSRLSELSFNVITRMIVGKISFGQGEHLDYEKAKELTNLIREILVQAFVPSYADFIPFLRLFDNGNYEKRLSSLQKKMDGVLQLLIDQIRLSKGGNSMIDHLLSLQEKQQDYYTDDLIKGLILVTILAGSNTTWMSLEWALSLLVNNPDVLKKATAEIDAQVGQDRLVDEPDLAKLPYLNAVISETLRMFPPAPLLIPHMPSEDCKIAGYDLPLGTMLLVNAWAMHRDPDIWEEPEKFDPERFEGGKVEKGHKLVPFGMGRRVCPGAGLARRVIGLTLASLIQCFQWERLSENELVDLSEGNGVTMAKAQPLEVMSKNRDFLHKLL; encoded by the exons ATGGATCCAATGGCAATTACTACATTGTTATACGCCTCTATAATCTCCATCCTCTTTGGAGCCATCATTCTAAACTTTCTCTCTTCTCATAAACGATTAAAGAGAAACCTTCCTCCTAGTCCATCACCCACTTTTCCGATTATCGGACATCTTCATCTCATAAGCGGCCTTCCTCATCGGACCTTACATGAGCTCTCACAAAAACTAGGCCCTGTCTTCTCCCTTCAACTGGGAAACCGGCTTGCAGTGGTTGTATCTTCTCCGTCCGCTGTGGATGAATGTTTCACCAAGAACGACATCATTCTAGCCAACCGGCCATGTTTTATTTCTGGAGAGTACTTTAGCTACAATCACACCACCATGGGTGATGCACCTTATGGTGACCATTGGCGAAACCTGCGTCGTCTCATGGCAGTCGAGATTATGTCTACCACCCGTCTCAACCGTTTCTTACCCTTTCGACAAGACGAAGTCAAACATCTCCTTCGAGGCCTTTATCAAGTGTCTTCTTCCTCCACCTTTACCGTTGTGGATATGAG ATCACGGTTATCGGAGCTATCGTTTAACGTTATAACGAGGATGATTGTCGGTAAAATATCCTTCGGCCAAGGAGAACATTTGGATTATGAGAAGGCCAAGGAATTGACGAATCTCATACGAGAGATTTTAGTACAAGCTTTTGTACCAAGTTATGCAGACTTTATACCATTTTTAAGGTTATTTGATAATGGAAATTATGAAAAAAGGTTGTCCAGTCTTCAAAAGAAGATGGATGGTGTCCTCCAACTCCTCATAGATCAAATTAGACTTTCTAAAGGTGGTAACTCTATGATTGACCACTTGCTTTCTCTACAAGAAAAACAACAAGATTACTATACTGATGATTTAATCAAAGGGCTTATTCTA GTTACAATACTTGCTGGATCGAATACAACATGGATGTCATTAGAATGGGCATTGTCATTATTAGTAAATAACCCCGATGTATTAAAGAAGGCGACGGCTGAGATAGATGCCCAAGTCGGCCAAGACCGCCTGGTGGATGAACCCGATCTTGCTAAACTACCTTATCTCAATGCGGTGATCTCCGAGACCCTTCGGATGTTCCCACCGGCACCACTCCTTATCCCCCACATGCCGTCAGAAGATTGCAAGATTGCTGGATACGACCTACCTCTTGGAACGATGTTACTGGTAAATGCATGGGCCATGCATAGGGATCCTGATATTTGGGAAGAACCAGAAAAGTTTGATCCTGAGAGATTTGAAGGTGGAAAAGTTGAAAAAGGACATAAGCTAGTACCATTTGGGATGGGACGAAGAGTTTGTCCTGGAGCAGGGCTAGCCCGGCGTGTTATAGGGCTTACATTGGCCTCGTTGATCCAATGCTTTCAGTGGGAGAGGCTAAGTGAAAATGAGTTAGTTGATTTAAGTGAAGGGAATGGTGTCACTATGGCCAAAGCTCAACCACTTGAGGTTATGAGCAAAAATCGTGATTTTTTGCACAAGCTTCTTTGA